The region TTCCTTGAAGAACGGCCGGTCGAAGGCGAGTTCGTAGCCCTGCAGGTCCGCGATGCGCGCCGCCGCGTAGTGGCTCTTGTGGAGGCACAGTTCCGCGACCTGATTCAACCCCTCTTTCCCGATCAACGACAGGTAGATGGTCGCCATCAGGGCGTTGAGCTGCTGGCTGGTGCAGATGTTCGACGTGGCCTTGTCCCGCCGGATATGCTGTTCGCGGGCCTGCAGCGTCAGGACGAAACCCCGCCGATCCTCCTGGTCGACGGTCTGCCCCGCGATGCGTCCGGGCATGCGCCGGACGAAGCGGTCCCGTGCCGCGAAAAAACCCAGGGCCGGTCCGCCGTAACTCACCTGGTTGCCCATGGACTGCCCCTCCCCCACGGCGATGTCCGCGCCGTAGGCGCCCGGAGACTCGATGACCCCGAGGGAGATCGGGTCCACGGCCATGACCAGGAGGGCGCCCGCGCCGTGCACGACCCGTTCCAGGTCGCGCATTGATTCCAGGCAGCCGAAGAAGTTGGGATGCTGGACGATCACGCAGGCCGTGTCGTCCGTCAGGGCTGTCGCCAGCAAATCGGGGTCCAGCACGCCGTTCGGGCAGGGCAGCGTCTCCACCTCGATGCCCGGCCCG is a window of Gemmatimonadota bacterium DNA encoding:
- a CDS encoding aminomethyl-transferring glycine dehydrogenase subunit GcvPA — protein: YDHFVPSAIGHLAGRSEFLTSYTPYQPEVSQGTLQGIYEFQTMICELTGLEVANASMYDGASATAEAAMLARSATGRDRVILAGSVHPHYVETVRTYAYGPGIEVETLPCPNGVLDPDLLATALTDDTACVIVQHPNFFGCLESMRDLERVVHGAGALLVMAVDPISLGVIESPGAYGADIAVGEGQSMGNQVSYGGPALGFFAARDRFVRRMPGRIAGQTVDQEDRRGFVLTLQAREQHIRRDKATSNICTSQQLNALMATIYLSLIGKEGLNQVAELCLHKSHYAAARIADLQGYELAFDRPFFKEFVVRTPADPGDIVTRLAGDGLLAGIDLGRFPSLGIEDGLLIAVTERRTCAQIDRLVEALGRFS